The Acidobacteriota bacterium genome includes the window CCCGAACGGACGATCGAGCAGTTCTTTTGCAGGCTGCTGAAAAACTCATCGGCAACCTGCGACCGAGCCCAGACGGGCTCGGCGGCGGCTCAGCCGCCGCGACGGGAGAGGAGGCCCAAGAACCGCGCTTCTTGGGCCGGAGAGGGGCGCGTAGCCCCTCTCGGAAAAAACAGCTAGCAGCGCTGAAAAAGTCGCGAAGCGGACTTTTTCAGCAGCCTGCTTGCGGGCAGGGCGATGGATCCGCGGAGCGGGTCGCAACCCTGTCAGAACGACTACTTGAAGGGAGGAGTCATGAAGATCCACCACTGGATGATCCTTGCCGCCGTTTCGCTTCTCATCGGGACCGCCTGCGCCACCACCAACCCATCCGCCTCCACGGAGAGCAGCGACGGCACCGCCGATCTGTTCGTCGACTGGACCGACGAGTTCCACGATCCGGGCGACCAGGCCTGCGACGACATTCCGATCAGCGACGGCACCACGACCGTTCTCGACCTGATGGACGAAGCCGAGACCGACTGCAATCCCGCGATCACCTACACCTACTCCGGTTCCGGCGACAGCGCCTTTCTCGAATCGATCGACGGCGTCGAGAACGACCAAGACAGCAACGGCTACTACTGGGTCTACGAGGTCAATGGCGTCTCCCCGAGTGTCGGCTTCGGCGCCTATGTCCTGTCCGACGGCGACAGCGTCGCCTGGGACTATGTCCACT containing:
- a CDS encoding DUF4430 domain-containing protein, giving the protein MKIHHWMILAAVSLLIGTACATTNPSASTESSDGTADLFVDWTDEFHDPGDQACDDIPISDGTTTVLDLMDEAETDCNPAITYTYSGSGDSAFLESIDGVENDQDSNGYYWVYEVNGVSPSVGFGAYVLSDGDSVAWDYVHFSSDRRQATAPRR